In Stomoxys calcitrans chromosome 2, idStoCalc2.1, whole genome shotgun sequence, the following proteins share a genomic window:
- the LOC106082254 gene encoding protein D3, whose amino-acid sequence MTSLAASIVVLTILHLIQAQENEIVKAMLLNEVIPDVLDEGPKEVLKVTFDNGAKVNMGNELTPTQVQNQPHVEWESEEGAYYTLLMTESDAPSRADKSVGEWQHWLVGNIAGNNVAKGTLLSGYQGSGPMLGTGLHRYVYLLFKQPHQLEFDEKFSPNTTTEGRPLFSTRKFMKKYNLETPIAGNFYEAQYDEIAGVLLAQLGF is encoded by the exons ATGACATCGTTGGCCGCAAGCATTGTCGTATTAACGATATTGCATTTGATTCAAGCGCAAGAAAATGAAATTGTCAAAGCCATGTTGTTGAATGAAGTTATTCCAGATGTCTTGGACGAAGGACCAAAGGAAGTGCTAAAG GTCACATTTGACAATGGCGCCAAAGTTAATATGGGCAACGAATTAACACCCACTCAAGTACAAAATCAACCTCATGTCGAATGGGAGAGTGAGGAAGGAGCCTATTACACTCTTCTAATGACCGAATCAGATGCTCCATCTCGTGCCGATAAAAGTGTGGGAGAATGGCAACATTGGCTGGTCGGAAATATTGCGGGTAATAATGTAGCGAAGGGCACCCTGCTATCCGGCTACCAAGGTTCTGGTCCTATGCTAGGCACTGGCCTACATCGCTATGTTTATTTGTTGTTTAAGCAACCGCATCAGCTAGAATTTGATGAGAAATTTTCTCCCAACACAACCACTGAAGGACGGCCACTTTTTTCTACacgaaaatttatgaaaaaatacaatttgGAGACTCCGATAGCGGGGAATTTTTATGAAGCCCAATACGATGAAATCGCCGGTGTACTTTTGGCTCAATTGGGattttaa